A window from Populus trichocarpa isolate Nisqually-1 chromosome 3, P.trichocarpa_v4.1, whole genome shotgun sequence encodes these proteins:
- the LOC7461953 gene encoding 1-phosphatidylinositol-3-phosphate 5-kinase FAB1B isoform X3, giving the protein MPYLVKPNQQAQTSSSLSPQVSEMETSSDKQGEVESARSKDPVADIEYRTPDGYAFSMNRSDDDDDEYGAYRSDSETRQFPQVNDYYRQVEFDDMGNDGGSHKGHLDGETIDPKSLSSSPLNHSFGSQNLEGRSQLRKKDEHEMDDECEAPSSMYNGEDGDTEPVDFENNGALWLPPEPEDEEDEREVGLFEDDDDDKDAAGEWGYLRASGSFGSGEFRNRDRSGEERKKVMKNVVDGHFRALVSQLLQVENVPVGDENDKESWLEIITSLSWEAATLLKPDTSKGGGMDPGGYVKVKCIASGRHCESMVVRGVVCKKNIAHRRMTSKIEKPRLLILGGALEYQRVSNHLSSFDTLLQQEMDHLKMAVAKIDAHNPDVLLVENSVSRHAQEYLLAKDISLVLNIKRPLLERIARCTGAQIVPSVDHLSSPKLGYCEKFHVERILEDLGTAGHSGKKLVKTLMYFEGCPKPLGFTILLRGANGDELKKVKHVVQYGVFAAYHLALETSFLADEGATLPELPLNSPITVALPDKPSSIERSISTVPGFTIAANEKPQGLQSSNEPQRSNSAPTASLVPTIISSSVDKVQAADGLSTQSSEFTQCRLNSTEFLSAFPYTVKVVSDSYQTFEDKNKMDSGDSLVAEIAPVNNGLAAIVDQLNFNSFGSSDGVAMNVSQSDFNEIIVTHPHSSEVSSAQQDSRRNLEESEPLKEEFPPSPSDHQSILVSLSSRCVWKGTVCERSHLIRFKYYGNFDKPLGRFLRDHLFDQSYSCRSCEMPSEAHVHCYTHRQGTLTISVKKLPEILLPGEKDGKIWMWHRCLMCPRINRFPPATRRVVMSDAAWGLSFGKFLELSFSNHAAASRVASCGHSLHRDCLRFYGFGKMVACFRYASINVLSVYLPPAKVDFSSENQEWTQKETDEVVNQAELLFSEVLNALSQISEKRCKIEQNNSGMKLPESRRQIAEFESMLQKEKAEFEESLHKVLNKELKNGQSVIDILEINRLRRQLLFQSYMWDNRLVYAASLDNNSFHDGSNSSTSGQEVKPLGPANSDKLIEENVDAKLLKASNQQGGFGSNTNQCDAVGQEIAVCQGPSHGKGGQANPFAAMPARDLSDIKESGGNFFRTLSDGQDPVMANLSDTLDAAWTGENQPGSGTFKDDNSRLSDSAMEESSTTAVGLEGVGLEGHVEDQVGSKVCYSPSPALSTKDPDNMEDSMSWLRMPFLNFYRSFNNNCLTSSEKLDSLREYNPVYISSFRKLKLQDQARLLLPVGVNDTVIPVYDDEPTSLISYALVSQEYHAQLTDEGERVKESGEFSPFSSLSDTMFHSFDETSFDSYRSFGSTDESILSMSGSRGSLILDPLSYTKALHARVSFGDDSPVGKARYSVTCYYAKRFEALRRICCPSELDYIRSLSRCKKWGAQGGKSNVFFAKTLDDRFIIKQVTKTELESFIKFAPAYFKYLSESISSRSPTCLAKILGIYQVTSKLLKGGKETKMDVLVMENLLFRRKVTRLYDLKGSSRSRYNSDSSGSNKVLLDQNLIEAMPTSPIFVGNKAKRLLERAVWNDTSFLASIDVMDYSLLVGVDEEKHELVLGIIDFMRQYTWDKHLETWVKASGILGGPKNASPTVISPKQYKKRFRKAMTTYFLMVPDQWSPPTIILSKSQSDFGEENTQGATSVD; this is encoded by the exons ATGCCATACTTAGTTAAGCCTAATCAGCAAGCTCAGACCAGTTCCAGTCTCAGCCCTCAAGTATCTGAAATGGAGACCAGTTCTGATAAGCAAGGGGAAGTGGAATCAGCTAGGAGCAAAGACCCTGTTGCTGACATAGAGTATAGAACTCCAGATGGATATGCATTTTCTATGAACAG aagtgatgatgatgatgacgagtaTGGTGCATATCGGTCTGATTCTGAAACAAGGCAATTTCCACAAGTCAATGATTACTATCGTCAAGTTGAGTTTGATGACATGGGTAATGATGGTGGATCTCACAAGGGTCATCTTGATGGAGAAACTATTGACCCAAAAAGTTTAAGCAGTTCTCCATTAAACCACAGTTTTGGTTCACAGAATTTGGAAGGAAGGTCACAGCTAAGGAAAAAGGATGAACATGAGATGGATGATGAATGTGAAGCACCTTCCTCTATGTATAATGGAGAAGATGGTGACACTGAACCTGTGGATTTTGAGAACAATGGAGCGCTCTGGCTCCCTCCAGAgccagaagatgaagaagatgagagGGAAGTTGGTTTATTTGAAGATGATGACGACGACAAGGATGCTGCTGGAGAGTGGGGATATTTACGTGCCTCCGGCAGTTTTGGAAGTGGAGAATTTCGCAACAGAGATAGGTCAGGTGAGGAGCGCAAGAAGGTTATGAAGAATGTGGTTGATGGGCATTTTAGGGCTTTGGTATCTCAACTGTTACAGGTTGAGAATGTTCCTGTGGGAGATGAAAATGATAAAGAGAGCTGGTTGGAGATCATCACATCTTTGTCATGGGAGGCTGCTACTTTATTAAAGCCAGATACAAGCAAAGGTGGAGGAATGGACCCTGGTGGATATGTGAAAGTAAAATGCATTGCTTCTGGACGTCACTGTGAGAG TATGGTGGTCAGAGGAGTTGTTTGTAAGAAAAACATTGCTCATCGTCGAATGACTTCAAAAATTGAGAAACCTCGATTATTGATCCTCGGAGGGGCTCTTGAATACCAGCGAGTTTCTAATCACCTGTCAAGTTTTGATACTCTATTACAGCAG GAAATGGACCATTTGAAGATGGCAGTGGCAAAGATAGATGCACACAACCCTGATGTCCTTTTAGTGGAGAATTCAGTATCACGACATGCACAGGAATACCTTCTTGCTAAAGACATATCTCTTGTTCTTAATATCAAGAGGCCACTTTTAGAACGTATAGCCCGCTGTACAGGTGCTCAAATAGTTCCTTCAGTTGATCATCTCTCTTCCCCAAAGTTGGGGTACTGTGAGAAGTTCCATGTGGAGAGAATTTTGGAAGATCTTGGTACTGCTGGGCATAGTGGGAAAAAACTGGTGAAGacattaatgtattttgaaGGCTGCCCAAAGCCATTGGGTTTTACG ATTTTACTTAGAGGCGCCAATGGGGATGAGTTGAAGAAAGTGAAACACGTGGTCCAATATGGTGTTTTTGCAGCATATCACCTGGCTTTGGAGACTTCTTTTCTCGCTGATGAAGGAGCCACTCTACCAGAACTCCCGTTGAACTCTCCAATAACTGTTGCACTTCCAGATAAACCATCAAGCATTGAGAGATCCATATCAACTGTACCTGGATTCACTATTGCTGCCAATGAAAAACCTCAAGGACTGCAATCTAGCAATGAACCACAAAGATCCAATAGCGCCCCTACTGCTAGTCTGGTCCCAACCATAATCAGTTCATCTGTTGACAAAGTACAAGCAGCAGATGGTCTCAGCACTCAATCCTCAGAATTCACCCAATGTCGCCTCAATTCAACTGAATTTCTTTCTGCTTTTCCTTATACGGTGAAAGTTGTATCAGATTCTTACCAAACATTTGaggacaaaaacaaaatggattCTGGAGATTCTCTGGTGGCTGAAATTGCTCCGGTTAATAATGGTTTGGCTGCCATTGTTGatcaacttaattttaacagTTTTGGGTCTTCAGATGGTGTTGCAATGAACGTTTCCCAGAGTGATTTCAATGAAATAATCGTAACTCATCCACACAGTTCAGAGGTATCATCTGCACAACAAGATTCTAGAAGGAACCTTGAAGAGTCAGAACCTTTAAAAGAAGAGTTTCCTCCCTCTCCTTCTGATCATCAGAGCATTTTGGTTTCCTTGTCTTCCCGGTGTGTATGGAAGGGGACTGTCTGTGAGAGGTCCCATCTCATCCGTTTCAAATACTATGGGAACTTTGACAAACCTTTGGGTCGGTTTTTGCGGGACCATTTATTTGACCAG AGTTACAGCTGCCGTTCTTGTGAGATGCCATCAGAAGCACATGTTCATTGTTATACTCACAGGCAAGGAACCCTCACTATATCTGTTAAGAAGCTACCGGAAATACTCTTACCAGGTGAAAAGGATGGAAAAATCTGGATGTGGCACAGATGCCTGATGTGTCCGCGGATCAATCGTTTTCCTCCGGCTACTCGTAGAGTAGTAATGTCAGATGCTGCCTGGGGTTTATCTTTTGGGAAATTTTTGGAGCTTAGTTTTTCAAATCATGCAGCTGCAAGCAGGGTGGCAAGCTGTGGTCATTCTCTCCATAGGGATTGTCTTCGTTTCTATGG TTTCGGGAAAATGGTTGCTTGCTTTCGATATGCATCGATTAATGTTCTCTCTGTGTACCTTCCACCCGCGAAAGTTGATTTCAGCTCTGAGAATCAAGAGTGGACGCAGAAAGAAACAGATGAG GTGGTCAATCAGGCAGAGCTTCTTTTTTCTGAAGTGCTCAATGCTCTTAGTCAAATATCAGAGAAACGATGTAAGATTGAGCAAAATAACAGTGGCATGAAACTCCCTGAATCAAGACGCCAAATTGCAGAATTTGAATCGATGTTGCAAAAGGAGAAGGCGGAATTTGAG GAGTCGCTCCACAAAGTCTTGAACAAGGAATTGAAAAATGGGCAATCTGTTATTGACATTCTTGAGATCAACAGACTGCGGAGACAGTTACTATTCCAGTCTTACATGTGGGACAACCGCCTGGTCTATGCAGCCAGTTTAGATAACAACAGCTTCCATGATGGTTCAAACAGCTCAACTTCAGGACAGGAGGTGAAACCACTAGGGCCAGCTAATAGTGATAAGCTCATTGAGGAAAATGTTGATGCCAAGCTGCTTAAAGCCTCTAACCAGCAAGGAGGCTTTGGTAGCAACACAAACCAATGTGATGCAGTTGGTCAAGAAATAGCTGTTTGTCAAGGTCCCAGTCATGGAAAAGGAGGCCAAGCTAATCCTTTTGCTGCTATGCCTGCCCGTGATCTATCTGACATTAAGGAATCTGGTGGAAATTTTTTTAGGACCCTTTCTGATGGACAGGATCCTGTCATGGCAAATCTATCAGATACCCTTGATGCTGCATGGACAGGTGAGAATCAACCTGGAAGTGGGACATTTAAGGATGATAATAGTAGGCTTTCTGATTCAGCTATGGAAGAGTCTTCAACCACAGCTGTAGGGTTGGAGGGGGTAGGTTTGGAGGGCCATGTCGAAGACCAAGTTGGATCCAAAGTGTGCTATTCTCCTTCACCTGCATTGTCTACCAAGGACCCTGATAACATGGAAGATTCTATGAGCTGGCTAAGAATGCCCTTCTTGAATTTCTATCGTTCGTTCAACAATAATTGTTTAACAAGCTCTGAGAAGCTTGATAGTCTGAGGGAGTATAACCCTGTCTATATTTCATCCTTTAGGAAGTTAAAACTCCAAGATCAGGCTAGGCTGCTTCTGCCTGTGGGTGTGAATGACACGGTCATTCCTGTATACGACGATGAACCCACAAGTCTTATATCTTATGCTTTAGTATCGCAAGAATATCATGCCCAGCTAACTGATGAGGGGGAAAGAGTAAAAGAATCTGGAGAATTCAGTCCATTCTCAAGTTTATCTGATACGATGTTCCACTCTTTCGATGAAACAAGTTTTGATTCTTATAGAAGTTTTGGATCTACAGATGAGAGCATCTTATCCATGTCTGGATCACGTGGCTCTTTGATTTTGGACCCACTCTCCTACACAAAGGCTTTGCATGCCAGAGTTTCTTTTGGAGATGACAGCCCAGTTGGTAAGGCAAGATATTCCGTGACATGCTACTATGCAAAACGGTTTGAAGCCTTAAGGAGGATATGTTGTCCATCTGAACTTGATTATATAAGGTCTCTTAGTCGTTGTAAGAAGTGGGGAGCTCAAGGTGGCAAGAGCAATGTCTTCTTTGCAAAAACCTTGGATGATCGCTTTATCATCAAACAAGTCACAAAAACAGAATTGGAGTCGTTTATAAAATTTGCTCCTGCTTACTTCAAGTATCTCTCTGAGTCAATTAGCTCAAGAAGTCCAACATGCCTGGCAAAGATTTTGGGAATTTATCAG gtTACATCGAAGCTTCTGAAAGGTGGGAAAGAAACGAAGATGGATGTTCTAGTTATGGAAAACCTTCTATTTAGGAGGAAAGTGACCCGCCTTTATGATCTTAAAGGATCTTCCCGGTCACGGTATAATTCGGATTCTAGTGGGAGCAACAAGGTTCTGCTGGATCAGAACTTGATTGAAGCAATGCCGACCTCTCCCATTTTTGTGGGAAACAAGGCAAAGCGGCTGCTGGAAAGAGCTGTCTGGAATGACACTTCTTTTCTTGCA TCGATTGATGTAATGGATTACTCATTATTGGTTGGGGTGGATGAAGAGAAGCACGAGTTAGTACTTGGGATAATTGATTTCATGAGGCAGTATACATGGGACAAGCATTTGGAAACATGGGTCAAGGCTTCAGGCATACTTGGCGGTCCAAAGAATGCTTCACCAACTGTTATTTCTCCGAAGCAATATAAGAAGAGGTTCAGGAAAGCGATGACGACCTATTTTCTGATGGTCCCAGATCAATGGTCCCCTCCCACTATCATTCTAAGTAAATCCCAATCTGATTTTGGCGAAGAGAACACACAAGGTGCGACTTCAGTTGACTGA